The genome window TCACCCTTACCAAATATTACAACGCTCAAATTAAAACTCAAAATTGTGAGAACAATATTGGGCAAAACAGTATCAATGTTCTACATATGCTTGTAAATCCTATGTTTTATACTCATCATATTAAACTTGATTATTACTTTGTCTAAAAGAAGGTAACTATGAGCACTCTTGTGGCTAAATATGTTACCATGCATTCtcaatttattgatatttttaccAAATATTTGCTAAATGATAATTTCACCATGTTATTGTGCATTCATATTCATTCTTACTCCAATTTAAGGAgcatataaaggaaaaaataagtatatatatatatatcaatgaaaataatCAAGAAGATATACAAAAGAGAAataatgaaacaaaaacaaaaaatgaaccCCATAGTAGGCACAAAACCGCTCTAATCAACAATTCcataaaaaacaatcaaacattaatatttgattcccttaattttaatataactCATCATAAGTAAtagaaaaaacattttcatcgTCAAATTATCAAACTCTTCAACACCAACCATTCATTAATATCAAGCCTACCTCTCTCAATTCATTCTCGTATTATATCATGTTATCATATCTTAAGTTATATGCTATCTAATTTATCTTCTCATGGTATATTCTTAGTACATCATACTATCATACATCAAGTTTTGTATTATCTAACTTATATTTTCAGACAAAATCCCATTTACCCTTCCCTTACATTTCCAAGTTTTCATAAAGTCGTCCCACAATTTCTTCCCATCTTGCAAAAATTGTATGACAACCAGAAAATtcataatgaaattttattcttgTTCAAAATTAGGAttgttattcatattttatagtATGAATCGTATGATTAGAGTCTCATACAACCATGGTTGAGATAATTAACCCATGATTGGGGTTGGAGTCACAACCTTACGCATCTACATCATAAGATTGAAACAGCTGTAGTAAGCTTTATGCTCTATTCCGCATTGAGTAAATAATTGGGTCGTTCCATGCTTACTTTATGGTTAGGCACAATTAGTCGTTTCCTGGAACCGGCGGACCACTTCACTTAAAGCGCCCTTGGCTAGTTCAGCCCCTATATCGCATGAGACATGGCAACTGGCGGAGCCGCAACGTAATGATGCAGGCAAATTGCTTTGTGGGTTGATTTTTGACAATCTGATCTAGAGAAACATTAATGATTTGGATTGTTCACTTACCTTAAACCATTGAGCAGACAAATTCTAATGTGTGATTCCTTGAAGGGCTAACATTATAGTTCTATCAAATTAACTTAATTGGTGTGAATTCAGTAGTAGAAAGGTTCCTCCAGAAGGCTAGGGAACTCCAAGAACATATCGTTTTCTCGGTCTAGCATGGCTTCCAGAAATGAACTATCATAGGATGATGAAGCTTCAGAGGCGCCATTGCTAAGGACTGTGTTGGTCATCTCTTCAATTGGGTCAACTTGCCGTTGTCCATCTGCATTCGGCTCACTCTGCAGGTCCAAGTTACCCTTTGACATGTTTTCTTGCTCTTGCGGATCAGATGATAAAAATGCATCCTCTAGAAGGAAGTCGCTCCAGCTAAATGTATGGAGTGACTTTGCTTTTGGGGTCAAGCATGTAGAAGATGATGATGGTGACGACAATGAAGAGATGTTTCCATGGTGGATGCAACTTGAGGCTTCTGTGACCAGTTTTATGGCTTTAAGCTGAGTGAGAAGATTCATTGACGGGTTATCGTGGCTGTTACGATTGTTGGTCAAGAAGATTTCTTGAGCTGCTTCTGGTTTTGAGAATTCTTCTGAAGTGATTGCTGATGATTGGTCTGATTTCAACATGAGAGCATTCTTCAAGTCTCTGGTGAGAGACCCAATTCGGGTTCCATTCTTTGGGAGGCCTCCAATGTTTCCATAATCAGCAAGGATCTGAGAGAAGGGTTTATGGGTAATGGGATCAATCCCCATTTCAGAGAGCTTCTTTCTCAGCTTGGTGTTCCAGTAGTTCTTTACGTCATTATCTGTTCTCCCAGGAAGCTGTTGGGCTATTATAGACCACCTGAACCACATAAAACCATAAGAGAAGGATTCATCGTCTTTGCACATTAACCCAAATTGGGTGTCACTAGACAAATTGTTACAAACAGATCGAGCTGTAACAGGAAGAATTTTGAATCTTTTCTTTCCAATTTTCTTGTTACTTTACTGCAAATGGCTTTGGCAAATAGGACTACAGATGTGCCTAGGGGAAAATTGAGAAACAGCCCATCTAAAACAAAAAGATTTATGTGTCAGAGAAAGAATGAAATCAAGGAAATCAATAGGAAATCAGATGTTTGGGtcatgggaaaaagaaaaatgtgcaGTTTGGCCCTCCTAAAAAAACTCATATAGAAGTTAACAAACCAATAACCCACCAACCTGCTGCCTATGGTTGCATGAAGTCTAACAATCAACTCCTCTTCTTGGGGTGTAAAGCTCTCATGCTTCAGATCAGGCCTCAAATAATTAGTCCACCTTAGCCTGCAACTCTTCCCGCATCTTCTCAGTCCTGTATAACACCCTCAAGTATTCAAGTATCAATATTCATAAGAAaccaggggaaaaaaaaaaaaaaaaagacacaaagAAGAATCAGATTAGTGGTAGAATTAGAATTGCAGAACTCTGAAAATTTAATCCAACCTGAATCAGGATAATACAACCTATTCAAACCTGCTTTTTTGGGAACTGCTGTCCAGTTGCCCGTCCCATGTTTTGATACATGGGCAAGTATCTTTGCATCCTCCTCTGCTGTCCAAAGACCCCTCTTCACATTCAGTTTATCACAACATGGTGGTCTCACCAtcttagaaagaaagaaaaaaaaaaaggtagaaaaatGGGGAGAAGAGGGGAAGTTGATGAACCAAGGGGAAGGGGGGGAAGGGTGGGAGGAAGGAGATGAAACATGAAGCAGAAATTAATCTCTCTCAAGTCCCACTATGCCTCATATGCTTTGGCTCCAAGAGCTTGCATTGGAGTCAGGTTCAATTCGGGTGAATTATTTGGTTAAATGTAGATTAAAACCAAGTAAAAATAGCTTAAATTATTGATTGTTTAGATTAATTGCATCCTtgtgtgaaagaaaaaaagggttttgTATTAGTTTCTGGTAATCACAAGTTTGACGAGGGTCGGACCTATTTTAAATAAGAGATTCAACTAATGGTGGCAGAAACATTATGGGGATTAGAACTCATCTGATACTGTAAATCATCATAGTGACATGATTCACACCAAGGATTGGCCTAGGTATACATAATAGAGAGCTCCCCTCAGGAAAAAAGGAAGCCACCAATGGGCAATGGAAGTGCAGCAAAGTGGAAGCTGCACAAACAAAAATGCAGGTAGGCCCCCAGGCATGAGGTATAAATAAAAGGGTCCATGGAGCACCCAACGGTACTTTTTTCCTATTAGTACCAAAAAGTCATCATCAATCAATTCTACGTGTGTATTTTTAATTTCGTGTTtacttccatttatttattccaTCATTCAACGATGTAAATCtcattatatgtaatttaatgatttagattTGGACTTTGACAAGTATTATTACGATATTTCaacattttcataaataaaaagctAATAAATAATTCCATGGTGTCGTAtataagaacaaagaaaaacaagaaacactCCAACCCAAATTCAGCATAAGACAGGTCAAGACTCAGCAGCTTGTGAACATGCCAACTATTACAAGGACATCAGCTTTGAGCATGTACAAAGCTTCTACTTAGGGTTTTTGTTTGTATAGTAATGAAAGGGAGAGAAGAGGGTATAATTATAACATGTGGCACACAGCTCAGGGAAGCTTGCATCCTcacatattaaaattttaactttacaTAGGGAACAGACAGGTATGCCCAACAAACTAGCTCATCTCATGACACTTCCAATGCCTCCTTTCTCTCTGCCACCTTTACTTCTATAAGACACATCAAATTGTGGGGGGGGGGGCGGGCAAGAAcactaaaaagagaaaatttgaggtttttttgaattaatattgTAGAAATGAGTATGATGTGTTATAAAGATACATGATCAAAAGTTGGAACttaagagagaagaaaaggtGATTAGTTAAAGTAATAATACAAATAAGGGTTATGCTTGGAATGAGGAGAATGTTTGACGtgttttataattgttttcaaaagtagttttaaaaattagtttttaaaaactgtttttgaaaattgttgttttatgttttgtacAATAAACATTTGTTCGGGAATCTGAAATAttcttaacttatttttaatatttttaaaatttgtttttatgttgagtactttatttttaatcatttttgtataattatttttaaaaaataattaaaagatataatttgaaacaccatattttagaattttttttcacagaattgtttttttatttcatttttaaaagtccTTATGCTTGTTGCAAAAAATCCTTCAAATTCAATtatcaatataaattttaaactatgttaaaaaataaacataataaattaagtttttttaatcatcattagtattttattttatatatgttttaaaaaaataaaagtaaaaattatttattttatataataaataaataaattcacatacaaattctcatatttaaaataaaaataaacccattatttattttattatattgtatataaattgtataatttttaatctatGAGTAATCCATAAATGCATAGGAAGAAGTAACTGTCCACCCATGAAGAATGAAAGCcttaaatttgaaggaattgTAGTTGGACTTAGTCTTTAAATGGGCTATATGACAACATAAACTTATAtgttaatttcattaatttaaggTTGAATtgtatcttaatttaatttgttaatgcTTAGTAAAAGTGGTAACCTTCTCTACCTTTGCGGTTGCATATTTGCTATTAAGATAACCAATTAAATAAGTGCCTTAATTAACAATCTAACattttaaatgtcatttaagatactattaatattttttttttaaaaaaaaacataccaacattaattaataaataggGTCAAGATTTTGTAACATATTTGCACCAAAATTCTTTGACTtaatagtaataaattttaaccaTTAATGAGGTTAACAATTCACTTGcatatgtctttttttttttttttttggtttaatttacTTAGATTTAAGAGATGAGAAAtggttaaaagtatttttaatattttttttataatattttttaataaaaataatatctataaACAATTAGTCCCAAAAATTCATAATGGCTAAAAATTACTAAGAGAAATCATCTCAAATTTACcataaaattacattaaattgaagggttatttgattaaaagagcctctcaaaacccaattttttaaatttaatctcCCATTCTTTTTTGACattatttggataaaaatgCCCCCACTatattcttgtaaaaataacaattttttttaaaacctatatgtaaatacttgaaataaaaaatgacatttatgtcaaaaatgggttattttttcaaaaacaacatgGGATGGGTTAGATTTCCAATTTTaggattatttcatcatttttaaccaaatatttctaaattgaaatgcaaatttttatttttattttagaaaagctCAAAACCCACTTGGGCcaatttgaaaagatttttttttttttaaaaaaaaataagagcgCATTTAGccgtatgatttaaaaataattttttatttttaaaaataattgtctatttttttaacattttctaacaaacactaaaaataaattgaaataaaaaacaatttttagggaACAAGTAAGAATTGTTTTCACCGATTCTTAGAAACAAAAGTAAAATATGGAtcatcatgtttttttaaacttgcttttaaaaaccgttttttattcttta of Vitis vinifera cultivar Pinot Noir 40024 chromosome 17, ASM3070453v1 contains these proteins:
- the LOC104882320 gene encoding transcription factor MYB35, whose product is MVRPPCCDKLNVKRGLWTAEEDAKILAHVSKHGTGNWTAVPKKAGLRRCGKSCRLRWTNYLRPDLKHESFTPQEEELIVRLHATIGSRWSIIAQQLPGRTDNDVKNYWNTKLRKKLSEMGIDPITHKPFSQILADYGNIGGLPKNGTRIGSLTRDLKNALMLKSDQSSAITSEEFSKPEAAQEIFLTNNRNSHDNPSMNLLTQLKAIKLVTEASSCIHHGNISSLSSPSSSSTCLTPKAKSLHTFSWSDFLLEDAFLSSDPQEQENMSKGNLDLQSEPNADGQRQVDPIEEMTNTVLSNGASEASSSYDSSFLEAMLDRENDMFLEFPSLLEEPFYY